From Candidatus Syntrophoarchaeum caldarius, the proteins below share one genomic window:
- a CDS encoding cobalamin biosynthesis protein CobQ: MMKSLMIQGTSSHAGKTILVTALCRILSDRGYRVTPFKSQNMSLNSYVAKDGEMAYAEAVQAWAAREEPRVDMNPILLKPKGNGVSQVIIHGKPYADMSVHDYYDFAENGGIEAVKESYERLSREYDLCIIEGAGSPAEINIKHDISNMRIARMADAPVILVADIERGGVFASIIGTIDLLGDDRERVKGTVINKFRGDASLLDSGIEYLHARTGIPNLGILPYEKLDIPVEDSVSIEEMVSYGGAIDIAVIRLPYVAIFADIEPLLMEENVGVRWVHRLEELGSPDLIIIPGSKNTINDMIFLNHSGIAERIRELAEEGTAIIGLCGGYQMLGDLIVDHGIESGSAKQKVEGLGLLNLKTEFRSYRKVVRRVNAMISDRGGMLKGGEVTGYEIHMGVTEGEEEVAFMADQPIGHVNAMGNVVGTYLHGVFDSKTFRGSVIDHLFEKKGISPPVHPDLEVFREEGFRKLADLVCRHLDIDYVLECMM; this comes from the coding sequence ATGATGAAATCATTGATGATACAGGGCACATCTTCACATGCAGGAAAGACGATACTTGTTACAGCACTCTGCAGAATATTATCTGATAGAGGATATAGAGTGACTCCTTTCAAGTCACAGAACATGTCCCTTAACTCGTACGTGGCAAAGGATGGTGAGATGGCTTATGCAGAAGCTGTCCAGGCATGGGCTGCAAGGGAAGAGCCGAGAGTGGATATGAATCCGATACTCCTGAAACCAAAAGGAAATGGTGTATCACAGGTAATTATACACGGAAAACCCTATGCAGATATGAGTGTCCATGATTACTACGATTTTGCAGAAAACGGTGGAATTGAAGCGGTCAAAGAGTCGTATGAGCGTCTGAGCAGAGAATATGATCTGTGTATCATCGAGGGTGCTGGAAGTCCTGCTGAGATCAATATAAAACACGATATATCGAATATGCGTATTGCAAGAATGGCGGACGCTCCTGTTATACTTGTTGCTGATATTGAGCGGGGTGGGGTCTTTGCAAGTATCATCGGTACGATAGACCTTCTGGGTGATGATCGTGAGCGAGTTAAAGGTACCGTGATAAACAAGTTCAGGGGAGACGCTTCGCTACTTGACAGCGGGATCGAATACCTCCACGCGCGCACCGGCATCCCAAATCTTGGAATCCTGCCCTATGAAAAGCTTGATATACCGGTGGAGGATTCGGTCTCGATCGAAGAGATGGTGAGTTACGGCGGTGCGATCGATATAGCTGTTATCAGGCTTCCGTATGTTGCAATCTTTGCAGACATCGAGCCACTACTCATGGAGGAGAACGTGGGTGTGAGGTGGGTGCATCGATTGGAGGAACTTGGATCACCCGATCTTATCATAATCCCTGGAAGCAAGAACACGATCAATGATATGATATTTCTGAACCATTCAGGGATCGCAGAGAGGATAAGGGAACTTGCAGAAGAAGGAACTGCGATCATCGGTCTCTGTGGTGGTTACCAGATGCTTGGGGATCTGATTGTGGATCACGGTATTGAAAGTGGTTCTGCCAAACAGAAAGTTGAAGGTCTTGGTCTTTTAAATCTTAAAACCGAGTTTCGATCGTATAGAAAGGTTGTAAGGCGAGTTAATGCCATGATATCAGATCGAGGGGGTATGCTCAAAGGTGGCGAGGTTACAGGGTATGAGATTCACATGGGAGTGACAGAGGGAGAGGAGGAGGTTGCATTTATGGCGGATCAGCCTATCGGACATGTCAACGCCATGGGAAACGTTGTTGGTACATATCTTCATGGTGTATTTGACAGCAAAACATTCAGAGGAAGCGTGATCGACCATCTCTTCGAGAAGAAGGGCATTTCACCGCCAGTTCACCCCGATCTTGAGGTCTTCAGGGAAGAGGGGTTCAGAAAGCTGGCAGATCTTGTGTGCAGGCATCTTGATATTGATTATGTTCTTGAATGTATGATGTGA
- a CDS encoding membrane protein containing DUF373, which produces MEKDEKILIICIDRDDDLGRKTGIETPIIGREVNLKSAMELGLADPEESDMNCILGGIKLYDRLIAEKREVEIVTLGGSEEVGVVSDMIIAEKLDNVLERIEATRAIVVSDGADDEFILPLIQSRIPIDSVHRVVVRQSERLESAFYLIKQTLLDPRFSRSTLIPAGLVSLIYAVSIIFGHPEWATVSIFAFIGIYLLFLGVGLGDLMQNFFSAVKESFYGGKITFVTYIAALIIALVGTVQGGVGTWNYYVLHYSELPGYLLLFMVFLNESIWWYTGAGVLSWCGRMINMYLDRGAYWRHWASPLIILAFGLMMWGGSESVRLILEGSSGEGVRLLIFSIMGAVLISIIGVWISQSIKNYYSEDDQIEKDII; this is translated from the coding sequence ATGGAGAAAGACGAAAAAATATTGATCATCTGCATCGACCGTGATGATGATCTCGGAAGGAAAACGGGAATTGAGACTCCGATTATTGGAAGAGAAGTAAATCTTAAGTCTGCAATGGAACTGGGACTTGCTGACCCTGAAGAATCTGATATGAACTGTATTCTCGGCGGGATAAAGTTGTATGATCGATTGATCGCAGAAAAACGAGAGGTTGAGATTGTGACACTCGGAGGATCGGAAGAGGTCGGTGTGGTATCTGATATGATCATCGCAGAAAAGCTCGATAATGTTCTGGAAAGAATTGAAGCAACGCGTGCAATCGTCGTATCTGATGGTGCAGATGATGAGTTTATACTTCCATTAATCCAGTCACGAATCCCAATCGATTCGGTTCATCGGGTCGTTGTGAGGCAGAGTGAGCGGCTTGAGAGTGCATTCTACCTTATAAAACAGACGCTGCTTGATCCACGTTTCTCAAGATCTACATTGATCCCTGCGGGGCTTGTATCTCTGATATACGCGGTTTCAATCATTTTTGGACATCCTGAATGGGCAACAGTCTCTATATTTGCATTTATCGGAATATATCTTTTATTTCTTGGAGTTGGACTTGGAGACCTCATGCAAAACTTTTTTAGCGCCGTAAAAGAGTCGTTCTATGGTGGGAAGATCACATTTGTGACGTACATTGCTGCGCTCATCATTGCCCTTGTGGGAACAGTTCAGGGGGGTGTCGGAACATGGAATTACTATGTGCTCCATTACTCAGAACTCCCTGGTTATCTCCTCCTTTTTATGGTCTTTCTGAACGAATCGATCTGGTGGTACACCGGTGCTGGAGTTCTCTCATGGTGTGGACGGATGATAAACATGTACCTTGATCGCGGCGCGTACTGGCGTCACTGGGCTTCTCCGCTTATTATCTTAGCCTTCGGGCTGATGATGTGGGGTGGTAGTGAATCTGTAAGACTTATCCTCGAGGGTTCATCGGGAGAGGGAGTTCGCCTCCTGATATTCTCGATCATGGGTGCTGTACTCATATCTATAATCGGTGTCTGGATCTCACAATCGATAAAAAACTATTACAGCGAGGATGATCAGATTGAAAAAGATATTATATGA
- a CDS encoding 5-methyltetrahydropteroyltriglutamate--homocysteine methyltransferase, with the protein MIRLKKILYDDIGSFPLPEGIKKQKMERLIRKRKPEAIRIIEDSMQMKIDSGVEIPNYPQFLSMIDQFLKPMMDVKRCEGPFLIREDEAVIDELEMLEPFARRYVDETGERLKIRVCVTGPCELYHFKFGDRIYEDLLNNISKSIDRFIKRAAEFSPYFDLKTVSLDEPSLGIVPFTDEMLKALDVAAAYAASAGIDVQIHLHTPILYESICKTDNIKIIGIESAANPKFLDLVDPEVLKRHGKFLRIGVARTDLFRMGAEFNEAHDANVFGDVKDLEQLVETMVSPEIVHANFTHAYEIFGDLIKYVGPDCGLGSWKSQQIASRVLANVKKGIADLV; encoded by the coding sequence ATGATCAGATTGAAAAAGATATTATATGATGATATTGGGAGTTTTCCACTTCCAGAAGGTATAAAAAAACAGAAGATGGAACGGCTGATCAGAAAACGAAAGCCAGAGGCAATACGCATCATAGAAGATTCGATGCAGATGAAGATTGACTCAGGGGTTGAGATCCCAAACTACCCGCAATTTTTATCGATGATCGATCAGTTCCTCAAGCCGATGATGGATGTGAAGCGGTGCGAGGGTCCATTCTTGATCAGAGAGGATGAAGCGGTGATCGATGAACTTGAGATGCTTGAACCGTTTGCACGTAGATACGTAGATGAGACAGGGGAGCGGCTCAAGATTCGAGTTTGTGTAACAGGACCATGTGAGCTTTATCACTTCAAGTTTGGGGACCGAATATACGAGGATCTTCTTAATAACATCTCAAAATCGATAGATCGATTCATAAAGCGTGCTGCAGAGTTTTCACCGTACTTCGATCTCAAAACAGTGAGCCTTGATGAACCAAGTCTTGGAATCGTCCCTTTTACAGACGAGATGCTAAAGGCGCTTGATGTTGCAGCAGCGTATGCAGCCAGTGCAGGGATCGATGTTCAGATCCATCTTCATACTCCAATACTGTATGAATCGATATGTAAAACCGATAACATCAAAATCATCGGAATTGAGTCTGCTGCAAACCCCAAATTCCTTGATCTGGTTGACCCAGAAGTTTTGAAACGACATGGGAAGTTTTTGCGTATCGGAGTTGCACGAACAGATCTTTTCAGGATGGGAGCTGAGTTCAATGAAGCCCATGATGCAAACGTCTTTGGGGATGTTAAGGATCTTGAGCAACTTGTTGAGACGATGGTATCACCTGAAATTGTACATGCCAACTTCACGCACGCATACGAGATCTTCGGAGATCTGATAAAGTATGTGGGTCCCGACTGCGGGCTTGGGTCATGGAAGAGCCAGCAGATCGCATCCAGAGTTCTTGCGAATGTTAAGAAAGGGATAGCGGATCTTGTATGA
- a CDS encoding phosphoribosylformimino-5-aminoimidazole carboxamide ribotide isomerase yields the protein MGAFRVIFVVDILNGTVVHAIKGERENYHPIHHRSRIVDTSDPVNVIKVVNPHETYVADLDAIMRVSAPRSNSPIIACIREETNTSVILDMGIRSVDDLEFASSISDFVVIGTETATYDVIEAASGMDAFVSFDMKNHKIITRDSRLRISPYRLIEWTNTLNLAGIIILNLSNVGTKRGFDIGFLEKIVEISEHPIFLGGGVRCVDDLRLLEEIGVEGALVATAIHDGTIPCKLIQDPLSLS from the coding sequence ATGGGCGCATTTCGAGTTATATTTGTGGTTGACATCCTGAATGGCACTGTTGTACATGCTATAAAGGGTGAAAGGGAAAACTATCACCCAATTCATCATAGAAGCAGGATCGTTGATACATCAGATCCTGTGAACGTTATAAAAGTGGTAAATCCGCATGAAACCTATGTAGCAGATCTTGATGCGATAATGAGGGTGTCTGCACCGAGATCAAATAGCCCGATCATCGCGTGTATTCGAGAAGAAACCAATACATCCGTGATTCTTGATATGGGGATACGATCGGTTGACGATCTCGAGTTTGCATCAAGTATATCCGATTTTGTGGTCATAGGTACAGAAACAGCAACGTACGATGTGATCGAAGCTGCATCAGGTATGGACGCATTTGTCAGCTTTGATATGAAGAACCACAAGATCATAACGCGTGATAGCAGGCTCAGAATTTCACCATATAGACTGATTGAATGGACAAACACACTCAATCTTGCAGGAATCATCATCCTCAACCTTTCAAATGTCGGTACAAAGAGGGGCTTTGATATCGGATTTCTTGAGAAGATTGTTGAGATCTCAGAACATCCGATATTTCTTGGTGGGGGCGTGCGTTGCGTGGATGACCTGCGTTTGCTTGAAGAGATCGGAGTTGAAGGGGCACTTGTTGCAACAGCGATTCATGATGGCACGATACCCTGCAAACTCATACAAGATCCGCTATCCCTTTCTTAA